One Nicotiana tomentosiformis chromosome 4, ASM39032v3, whole genome shotgun sequence genomic window carries:
- the LOC104116849 gene encoding 16 kDa phloem protein 1 isoform X2 yields MSTIFGTMEVNLVNARGLKNNEFLGGGIDPYVLIQYRAQERKSTTAKGQGSKPEWNERFNFRVEYPSTDKQYKLILKLMDHDTFSSDDSLGEATIYLKELIELGVENGRAEIHPRKYSVVGSDQSYCGEIQVGLTFTPKKTAAEEEYGGWKESDC; encoded by the exons ATGTCGACCATCTTTGGAACAATGGAGGTCAATCTTGTCAACGCTCGCGGTCTCAAAAACAACGAATTCTTGG GCGGTGGAATAGATCCATATGTTTTGATTCAATATAGAGCTCAAGAACGTAAGAGCACTACTGCAAAAG GCCAAGGCAGTAAACCAGAATGGAATGAGAGGTTCAATTTCAGGGTAGAGTATCCCTCTACAGATAAGCAGTACAAGCTTATACTTAAGCTCATGGATCATGATACCTTTTCCTCAGATGACTCTCTAGGCGAAGCGAC tatttatttgaaggaattgattGAATTGGGCGTGGAGAATGGAAGAGCTGAAATTCATCCTCGCAAATATAGTGTGGTGGGCAGTGATCAATCTTACTGTGGGGAAATTCAAGTTGGCCTCACTTTCACCCCTAAG AAGACAGCTGCAGAAGAAGAATATGGCGGATGGAAGGAGAGTGACTGCTGA
- the LOC104116849 gene encoding 16 kDa phloem protein 1 isoform X3: MSTIFGTMEVNLVNARGLKNNEFLGGGIDPYVLIQYRAQERKSTTAKGQGSKPEWNERFNFRVEYPSTDKQYKLILKLMDHDTFSSDDSLGEATIYLKELIELGVENGRAEIHPRKYSVVGSDQSYCGEIQVGLTFTPKTAAEEEYGGWKESDC, from the exons ATGTCGACCATCTTTGGAACAATGGAGGTCAATCTTGTCAACGCTCGCGGTCTCAAAAACAACGAATTCTTGG GCGGTGGAATAGATCCATATGTTTTGATTCAATATAGAGCTCAAGAACGTAAGAGCACTACTGCAAAAG GCCAAGGCAGTAAACCAGAATGGAATGAGAGGTTCAATTTCAGGGTAGAGTATCCCTCTACAGATAAGCAGTACAAGCTTATACTTAAGCTCATGGATCATGATACCTTTTCCTCAGATGACTCTCTAGGCGAAGCGAC tatttatttgaaggaattgattGAATTGGGCGTGGAGAATGGAAGAGCTGAAATTCATCCTCGCAAATATAGTGTGGTGGGCAGTGATCAATCTTACTGTGGGGAAATTCAAGTTGGCCTCACTTTCACCCCTAAG ACAGCTGCAGAAGAAGAATATGGCGGATGGAAGGAGAGTGACTGCTGA